CAGTGGCCGGCATCGTTGCCGAGAAAGTAGCTGCGCACCTCGGCCGTGGGCTGAGTGCCCTGCACGGTAGCCTGGGCGTTGCCACCCTCAAAGGCCACGGTGTAAGCGTGCCCGCGCAGCATTTCGGTGGGAGCGGGGGCGTGGTCGTGGGCGGCGCGCAGGGCGGCCGGGTCCACGAACGTGTAGGTGAAGCCCGTGCTGGTCAGGAACAGGCGGCCCGCTGGCAGGGCCGCGGCGTAGCGCACCCGGCTGTCCCACTGGCCGCGGTTTTCGACAAACTCCAGGCTGGCTGCGGGTAGAGGCGCGGCGGCCGGGCGCGGGGCGGCAGTCAGCAGGGGGCTGGCGGCCAGAAGCAGGGAAAGAAAGGAAGTAAGACGTTGAATCATAACTAGAGCAGGACGATAAATAAAGGACAAGGTACTGAATAGATGCGGCGTATCGGCAAAAGGTGGGCTGTATTCTGGGCTGCGCCGTAACCTCTACCTTTGTCTTCTGCACTTCCCTTCCGCAATCCAGATTTTTCGTGCGTCGTTCGTTTGCCTTTAAGTGCACCGTGCTCGTGATGCTGTGGGTGCTGGTGGCTATTGCCTGCGCCCAGGTGCCGGCCTACACCTTCTGGCCCGCAACGTTTGGGGCTCTCACGCTGCCAGTGGCTTTGGCGCTTAATCTGGGAGCGGTGCTGTACTGGCTGCTGCGGCGCTGGACGGTGGCCTTGCTGCCCCTGGCGCTGGCCGTACTTACGTGGCCTCACTTTCAGCGCGGGCTGGCCGTGCACCCGCTGCGCGTAGCCCCGGCCTCCGGCGCAGTGGGCCCCCAGGTGAAGGTGCTGTCAGCCAACGTGCGCATCTTCAACGTGTACCCGCAGCTGCGCGACGCCGACCTGGGTTCCTCGCGCCGCATGGTGCAGTGGGTGGCCGAAAACCCCGCCGATATCCTCTGCCTCCAGGAGTTTTACAACGAGCCGGCCGGCGCCCGCACCCGCGACGGCGACGTGTTTCGCACGGTAGATAAGATCGGGCGCCAGAGCAGAAGGCAGGCCTTTGTGTCGAAGACGCTGACCAACAGCATTGGGGCGGAGTTTGGCCTGGCCATCTTCTCCCGCTTCCCGATGGTGGGCCGGGGCACCGTGCACTTTGGCCAGCTCACCCAGAACCACGCCATGTGGGCCGACCTGCGCCTGCCCCAGGGCGACACCATCCGGGTGTACAACTTTCACCTGCAAAGCATGAGCCTGGAGGAGCAGGATATTGTGGACAGCTACTCCAGCCGGTCGGGGTTTCGGCAGAAGGGGCTGAGCCTGCTGCGCCGGTTTAAGCGCGGGGCGGCGGCCCGCCACTGGCAGGTGGATACGCTGGTGCGCCGCTTCGAGCGGTGTCGCTACCCCATTCTGCTCTGCGCCGACCTCAACGACCTGCCCTACAGCTACAGCTACGACCAGCTAGCCGACCGATTCCAGAACGGCTGGGCCACCGTAGGCAACGGCGTGGGCCGCACTTACAACGGCCGCCTGCCCTTCGTGCGCATCGACAACCAGTTTGCCAGTCCTCACTTCACCGTCGACGACTTTTGGGTGCACTACGAAATTCCTTACTCCGACCATTTCCCCACTACGGCCACCTACCGGCTGAACTCCAAACCGACGGGGCCGCAGTAATTGCCCTGTTTGAGTGCAGGGCATTGCATGGTGTAGCTATTTAGGAGGTCGTTTAAAAGATGCTTCGACAAACTCAGCATGACCGTTCATCAATTTCCTAAACAGCTTCGGGGTAGTGTTGACGATGCAACTAATAATAAGTCAAGAAAGTGGGCATCCAAGCTGCTGTAGCACCTAACCTACCCTTTTATTTATACCAGTCAACGCGGCGGACATACTTCCAACTGAACTTTTTATGCTGCCCTTGGTAAGTTTTGTACTGATTGAACTGGGTTTTAAACTTTGTTGCGGCTTTGTTGAGAGTTGAGCGTCCAAGTGGAGCTGGTATAAAAGAAAAAATGAAAGGCAAAACGCACCTAATTGGTAGAGGTGCGAAATCAAGCTACAGGAACGTATTCCGTTCAAATACATGATACTTTTGCGGCCATGCAGCATCCTCTCTCGCTTTATAATACCCTTACCCGCCGAAAAGATATCTTCACTCCGCTCAATGCTCCGTTTGTGGGCGTGTACTTGTGCGGGCCTACGGTGTACAGCGAGGCGCACGTGGGCAATGCGCGCGGGCCGGTTATTTTTGATGTGCTGACGCGCTACCTGCGCCACCTGGGCTACACCGTGCGCTACGTGCGCAACATCACCGACGTGGGCCACCTGGAAGGCGACGCCGACGAGGGTGAAGACAAAATCAGCAAGAATGCCCGGGCTCGGCAGCTGGAGCCCATGCAGGTGGCCGAGCAGTACGCCCACCTCTACCACCGCCACATGGAGGCCCTGGGCTGCCTGCCGCCCGACATCGAGCCCCGCGCCTCGGGCCACATCACCGAGCAGGTGCAGATGGTGCAGGAAATCATCGACAACGGCTTTGGCTACGAGGTGAACGGGTCGGTGTACTTCGACGTGCCGGCTTACAACGCCGCCGGCCGCGCCTACGGCAAGCTCTCGAACCGGGTGGTGGAGGAGCTGCTGGCCGGCTCCCGCGACAACCTGGCCGGCCAGGATGAAAAGCGCAGCCCCCTGGATTTTGCCCTCTGGAAGCGGGCCGATGAGCGCCACCTTATGCGCTGGCCCTCGCCCTGGAGCGAGGGATTCCCCGGCTGGCACCTGGAGTGTTCGGCCATGAGCCGCAAGTACCTGGGCGCCGAGTACGACATCCACGGCGGCGGGCTGGACCTGATGTTTCCGCACCACGAGTGCGAAATTGCCCAGAGCCAGGCCTGCCACCGCCCCACCAACGAGGCGCGGGTGTGGATGCACAACAACATGCTGACGGTGAACGGGCAGAAAATGAGCAAGTCGCTCGGCAACTTCATTACCATCTCGGAGCTGTTCAGTGGCCAGAATGCCACGCTCACCCAGGCCTACTCGCCCATGACCGTGCGCTTCTTCCTGCTGCAAGCCCACTACCGCAGCCCCGTCGACATCACCGACGACGGCCTGCAAGCCGCCCGCAAAGGCTACCGCAAGCTGATGAACGGCCTGCGCCTGCTGGACAAGCTGCACCTGCCCGCCGGCACTGAGCGGGCCGCCGACACCACGGCCGCCGATGCCGAGCTGCGCAAGCTAACCCAGGACTGCTGGCAGGGCCTCAACGACGACCTGAACACGGCCCGCACCATTGCCAGCCTGTTTAACCTGCTGCGCAAGCTCAATGGCTACGCTGCTAACTTGCCCACGCTGGCCCAGGTGAGCGAGGCCGCTTTGCAGGAAGCCACCACCGTGTTTCGTACGCTGGTGCAAGAGGTGCTGGGCCTGCACGACGAGCCCCGCGCCAACGCCGAAGACCTGCTGAGCCTGACGCTGCGCTTCTACCAGGAAGCCAAAGACGCCAAGGACTATGGCAAGGTGGACGACATTCGGGCGGCCCTTAAAACCCAGGGCATCGTGGTGAAAGACACGAAAGCCGGAGTAGACTGGGCCTACTCGGAAGAGTAAAAATGTGGTGTAAGCTTAACTTCGTTTTCTTTCGGTTTAGCTTGCACCGTCGTCCGTGTAAGTCAGCTCAATTTACAGTATTTGACATTGCGCTGCCCTTTGACGGCGCACGCTCCAAAGCCCACAAAGCTTACGCCACATGAAGCTCTTCCGCCTGGCTCCGGCCGCCCTGGCCGCCCTGCTGCTCACGGGTTGCCCCGCCAAGAAAGACACCGCCGAAACCGAAACCACTACTACCCCCGCGGCTGCCACGCCGGCCGTGCCGGCCTTCAACGCCGACTCGGCCTACGCCTACGTGGCCAAGCAAGTGGCCTTCGGGCCACGGGTGCCCAACAGCAAGGCACACGTGCAAACCGGCGACTGGCTGGTGGCCCGCTTCAAAGCCCTGGGCCTGACGGTGCGGGAGCAGCCCTTCGAGGCTATGGCCTTCGACGGCAACATGCTGAAGTCGCGCAACCTCATTGCCCAGTACCAGCCCCAGGCCCCGCGCCGGGTGGCCGTCTTCACGCACTGGGACACGCGCCCCTTCGCCGATAAAGACAAGCAAAACAAAAACGCCCCCTTCGACGGCGCCTCCGACGGGGCCAGCGGCGTGGGCATCGTTCTGGAAATGGCCCGCATCCTGGCCGCCCAGCCCGACTCCTTGACCCCTGGTGTGGGCGTGGATTTTATCCTGTTCGATGCTGAAGACTACGGCTACGACGCCGCCACCCAGGGTGAGAAGAAGAACCTGCTGAACGGCCAGGAAACCTGGTGCCTGGGCTCCCAGTACTGGGCCAAGAACGTGGTGCCGGCCGGCTACAAGCCCAACTACGGCATCCTGCTGGACATGGTAGGTGCCAAGGACGGCAGGTTCAACCGGGAAGGCATTTCAAGGAAAAAAGCCCCCGACGTGGTAGAGAAGGTATGGAACACGGCCGCCGAGCTGGGCTTCTCCGACTACTTCCAGTTCACCAATAGCCCCACCCTCACCGACGACCACGCCTTCACCAACGCAGCCGGCGTGCGCACCATCGACATCATCGACTTCCTGCCCAACGGCGAGTTCCGCCCCTACCACCACACCACCCAGGACAACCTGAGCATCATCGACCGGCGCACCTTGAAGGCCGTAGGGCAGACGGTGCTGACCACGATTTATAAGGAGTAAAACATAAAGGCTCCAGCAAACAGGAAGCTCCGGCAGCGTAAGTTGCCGGAGTTTTTCATGAATTGCTTTTCATATAATCCTGTTTGATGCCTTTACTGAAGGGGATGCTGGTCAGTTTGAGCCTGCTTGTGAGCATCGCGGCGACGACGCAGCCCGCCACCCGCATTGCTGTCGTCGATGACTTTGGGCAGCGCGTCAGTGTGCGGGCTTGGGCGGGGCGGCCTTACCGTGTATCGGTTCGCATCAAGGTAGATACTACGCAGTCGGGCGGAGCGGCTGCCTGGCTGCTGGCTTCGGTGCAAAGAATCAGCAAAAAGTCTGGCAACTTCGCCGCCGTGCCTCACAAAGCCGTGGCCAATACGTGGCAGACCTATACCGCAACGGGGAAGCTCGACCGGGACGCCGATTCGCTAACTATCGTGGCCGGTTACCACCTAAACGGCCGGTTTGAGTTCGATGACTTCCGACTGGAAGCGCAGCAGCGCACTGGCCAGTGGCAGCAAGTGCCGCTAACCAACGGCAGCTTCGACGACCCAGCGCCCCTCTTGGCGACAGGGACACCGGTGGGTTGGCGCAACTTCGGGCCGCCCGTGCAAGGTTTCAGCCGGCAACTGACTACTGATAGCACAGGCAACCGGTAATTTGTCCGTCCAAGGCCGTGGTATCGTGTGGTACGGCCGCAACCGGCCGGCCGGGCACCGCGCCACCGTCAACGGCGTATCGTATTACTACGAAACGTACGGCGCGGGCGAGCCGCTACTGCTGTTGCACGGCAATGGCGAGTCCATCAGTAGTTTTCAAAATCAGATTGCGGCGCTGGCCGCGCACTACCGCGTTATTGCCGTTGACACCCGTGACCAGGGCCAGTCGGACCGCAGTACGGGGCCGCTGAGCTACAGCCTGTTTGCCGATGACCTGCACGCGCTGCTCGATACGCTCGGCATCCCGGCTGCGCACCTCGTTGGCTGGAGCGACGGCGCCAATACCGGCCTGAGTATGGCGCTACGCTACCCTGCCCAGGTGAAAAGTCTGGTGATGATGGGTGGAAATCTGTACGCTGACACTACCGCCGTAGAAGCCAAGGTGC
This region of Hymenobacter sp. YIM 151500-1 genomic DNA includes:
- a CDS encoding endonuclease/exonuclease/phosphatase family protein, which translates into the protein MRRSFAFKCTVLVMLWVLVAIACAQVPAYTFWPATFGALTLPVALALNLGAVLYWLLRRWTVALLPLALAVLTWPHFQRGLAVHPLRVAPASGAVGPQVKVLSANVRIFNVYPQLRDADLGSSRRMVQWVAENPADILCLQEFYNEPAGARTRDGDVFRTVDKIGRQSRRQAFVSKTLTNSIGAEFGLAIFSRFPMVGRGTVHFGQLTQNHAMWADLRLPQGDTIRVYNFHLQSMSLEEQDIVDSYSSRSGFRQKGLSLLRRFKRGAAARHWQVDTLVRRFERCRYPILLCADLNDLPYSYSYDQLADRFQNGWATVGNGVGRTYNGRLPFVRIDNQFASPHFTVDDFWVHYEIPYSDHFPTTATYRLNSKPTGPQ
- the cysS gene encoding cysteine--tRNA ligase, producing the protein MQHPLSLYNTLTRRKDIFTPLNAPFVGVYLCGPTVYSEAHVGNARGPVIFDVLTRYLRHLGYTVRYVRNITDVGHLEGDADEGEDKISKNARARQLEPMQVAEQYAHLYHRHMEALGCLPPDIEPRASGHITEQVQMVQEIIDNGFGYEVNGSVYFDVPAYNAAGRAYGKLSNRVVEELLAGSRDNLAGQDEKRSPLDFALWKRADERHLMRWPSPWSEGFPGWHLECSAMSRKYLGAEYDIHGGGLDLMFPHHECEIAQSQACHRPTNEARVWMHNNMLTVNGQKMSKSLGNFITISELFSGQNATLTQAYSPMTVRFFLLQAHYRSPVDITDDGLQAARKGYRKLMNGLRLLDKLHLPAGTERAADTTAADAELRKLTQDCWQGLNDDLNTARTIASLFNLLRKLNGYAANLPTLAQVSEAALQEATTVFRTLVQEVLGLHDEPRANAEDLLSLTLRFYQEAKDAKDYGKVDDIRAALKTQGIVVKDTKAGVDWAYSEE
- a CDS encoding M28 family peptidase — translated: MKLFRLAPAALAALLLTGCPAKKDTAETETTTTPAAATPAVPAFNADSAYAYVAKQVAFGPRVPNSKAHVQTGDWLVARFKALGLTVREQPFEAMAFDGNMLKSRNLIAQYQPQAPRRVAVFTHWDTRPFADKDKQNKNAPFDGASDGASGVGIVLEMARILAAQPDSLTPGVGVDFILFDAEDYGYDAATQGEKKNLLNGQETWCLGSQYWAKNVVPAGYKPNYGILLDMVGAKDGRFNREGISRKKAPDVVEKVWNTAAELGFSDYFQFTNSPTLTDDHAFTNAAGVRTIDIIDFLPNGEFRPYHHTTQDNLSIIDRRTLKAVGQTVLTTIYKE
- a CDS encoding alpha/beta fold hydrolase — encoded protein: MSVQGRGIVWYGRNRPAGHRATVNGVSYYYETYGAGEPLLLLHGNGESISSFQNQIAALAAHYRVIAVDTRDQGQSDRSTGPLSYSLFADDLHALLDTLGIPAAHLVGWSDGANTGLSMALRYPAQVKSLVMMGGNLYADTTAVEAKVLRQVRQDRLLCAVLSPFKQDFRRGRRLTTMLLKHPQLKPEQLRAVTAPVLVLAGEKDIIKEVHTRLIAQSIPKAQVVILPGLTHYAPQENGPLFNKTVLDFLQSTAATK